A genomic window from Desulfurococcaceae archaeon includes:
- the secY gene encoding preprotein translocase subunit SecY, whose protein sequence is MGLLKIMADAAKYVPSAPRPTRRVPLHERLLWTLLALIAYLLMAHTPLYGISQTAPEQFMILQVVFAAHSGTLMELGIGPIVTAGLVMQILAGAKLIDLDLTDPEDRKIFTGAQKTLALVLAAVQAAMYVLACRYWPFRGNPITYCTAGWHLRVIVALQLFVASIFIIMLDEMIQKGWGLGSGVSLFILAGVATTVFWNIFSPLQSNGVYIGFVPYAVNVIANNGGVSNIVVRPGGRDLVGLIATFAVAFILVYLSSIRIEIPITSPRLYTIKSKIPLQFLYVTNIPVLFIGILYSNMIVFATMIRTYLSGIVPGSLVDMLAVYDENGRLVGGLAYYLASPHGLLNALSDPRHLIIYSVLVLVLAIIFGLLWVEVAGLNPANQAQQLIESGFEVPGFRKNPKILEQILAKYIYPLTVLSSIIVALIAIISDILGAYGSGTGLLLAVGILQQYYALIAYERTLESYPLLRRIIGE, encoded by the coding sequence ATGGGACTATTGAAAATCATGGCGGATGCGGCGAAGTACGTCCCGAGCGCGCCAAGGCCCACACGGCGAGTACCACTACACGAAAGGCTTCTATGGACTCTTCTAGCATTAATAGCATACTTGTTGATGGCGCACACCCCGCTCTATGGCATCAGCCAGACCGCGCCTGAACAATTCATGATTCTACAAGTAGTATTTGCCGCGCACAGCGGCACGTTAATGGAGCTTGGGATCGGGCCGATCGTCACGGCGGGCTTAGTTATGCAGATCCTCGCCGGAGCTAAGCTCATAGACCTAGACTTGACGGACCCGGAGGACAGGAAGATCTTCACGGGAGCCCAGAAAACCCTCGCACTGGTCCTCGCAGCTGTGCAAGCAGCAATGTACGTCCTAGCATGCAGGTACTGGCCGTTCAGGGGCAACCCGATAACGTACTGCACAGCCGGGTGGCACTTGAGGGTCATCGTGGCGTTGCAACTATTTGTTGCGTCTATTTTCATAATAATGCTGGATGAGATGATCCAGAAGGGTTGGGGTCTGGGGTCTGGGGTTTCGTTGTTCATTTTGGCTGGCGTCGCGACAACGGTATTCTGGAACATATTCAGCCCCTTGCAAAGCAACGGCGTGTACATAGGCTTCGTACCCTATGCAGTAAACGTTATTGCAAATAATGGCGGCGTATCTAACATTGTTGTCAGACCTGGTGGAAGGGACTTAGTGGGCTTAATAGCCACGTTTGCAGTAGCCTTCATACTAGTTTACTTGAGTAGCATTAGAATAGAAATACCGATAACCTCTCCGAGGCTGTACACGATTAAGAGCAAGATACCATTACAATTCCTCTACGTAACCAATATACCAGTACTTTTCATTGGAATACTCTACTCTAACATGATAGTGTTCGCAACAATGATAAGGACTTACTTGAGCGGCATAGTACCAGGTAGCCTCGTTGACATGCTAGCAGTGTACGATGAGAACGGCAGGCTGGTGGGAGGATTAGCGTACTATCTGGCGTCTCCACACGGCTTACTCAACGCACTCTCGGATCCAAGGCACCTGATCATATACAGCGTGTTAGTGTTGGTACTCGCCATAATCTTCGGCTTGCTATGGGTAGAGGTGGCCGGTTTAAACCCTGCCAATCAAGCACAGCAATTAATAGAAAGCGGCTTCGAGGTCCCGGGCTTTAGAAAGAACCCCAAGATACTTGAACAGATACTCGCCAAGTACATATACCCCTTAACGGTCCTTTCATCGATCATAGTGGCGCTAATAGCAATAATCTCCGACATCCTCGGCGCCTATGGCAGTGGTACGGGGCTCTTACTAGCTGTAGGAATCCTGCAACAGTACTACGCATTAATAGCATATGAGAGGACGCTAGAATCCTACCCGCTACTAAGGAGGATTATCGGAGAGTAG
- a CDS encoding 50S ribosomal protein L5 produces MLALQLETENEILKKWEENPMLAPRLAKVTVNVSVGSDIERLKKIASTLEELTGQKPSFRRAKRTIKEFGIKKGEYIAVKVTLRKEPAEAFLKKVLDAVGFRLKASSFDELGNVCFGVEEHIRIPGVKYDPEVGIFGMDVCITIERPGYRVMRRRRARSHIPRRHRVNKAEAMVLLKKLFGVEIVES; encoded by the coding sequence ATGCTCGCCCTCCAACTCGAAACCGAGAACGAGATCCTCAAGAAGTGGGAAGAAAACCCCATGCTAGCGCCTAGACTCGCCAAGGTAACCGTTAACGTGAGCGTGGGCTCGGACATCGAGAGGTTAAAGAAAATAGCAAGCACTCTCGAAGAATTAACGGGACAGAAGCCGTCTTTTCGAAGAGCCAAGAGGACAATAAAGGAATTCGGTATTAAGAAAGGAGAGTACATAGCTGTTAAGGTAACGCTTAGGAAGGAGCCCGCTGAAGCCTTCCTGAAAAAGGTCCTAGACGCTGTGGGCTTTAGGTTAAAGGCGAGTAGCTTTGACGAGTTGGGGAACGTGTGTTTTGGCGTAGAGGAGCACATTCGAATCCCGGGAGTTAAGTACGATCCGGAGGTTGGAATATTCGGAATGGACGTATGCATAACCATCGAGAGGCCCGGTTACCGGGTAATGAGAAGGCGCCGAGCAAGGTCCCATATACCTCGAAGGCACAGGGTAAACAAGGCAGAAGCGATGGTTTTGCTTAAAAAGCTTTTTGGAGTTGAAATAGTTGAATCGTAG
- a CDS encoding 30S ribosomal protein S5 → MSYSPMPAIDKQALEKWVPRTKTGRLVLEGKVTSLRDVFEKNLPLLEPEIVDYLLPSLKYVRIDAKIVQKMTDAGRRSKFQVVVVVGDENGFVGIGIGKAKQYTEALAKAVRDAKLNIAPVRRGCGSWECRCSELHSLPFMVMGKSGSVKILLKPAPRGTGLVVGDIAKVVLRLAGIRDVWSETFGETRTTLNFAKAVIEALHNTYRFVTPADWSR, encoded by the coding sequence ATGTCTTATTCGCCCATGCCCGCGATCGATAAACAAGCACTTGAAAAGTGGGTTCCACGCACGAAAACCGGCAGGCTTGTCTTAGAGGGTAAGGTGACTAGTCTACGTGATGTGTTTGAAAAGAACCTGCCACTACTAGAGCCCGAGATCGTCGACTACTTATTACCAAGCCTCAAGTATGTTCGAATAGACGCGAAAATCGTGCAGAAAATGACTGATGCTGGTAGGAGGTCTAAGTTTCAGGTTGTCGTGGTAGTAGGTGACGAAAACGGTTTTGTAGGTATAGGTATAGGTAAGGCGAAACAGTACACAGAAGCGCTGGCTAAGGCAGTAAGAGATGCAAAGCTGAACATCGCACCCGTAAGGCGTGGTTGCGGGAGCTGGGAATGCAGGTGTAGTGAACTGCATTCCCTCCCATTCATGGTCATGGGTAAGTCTGGTAGCGTGAAGATATTACTAAAACCGGCACCTCGTGGTACGGGCCTAGTAGTTGGTGACATCGCTAAAGTAGTTTTACGCTTAGCTGGTATAAGAGATGTGTGGTCCGAAACATTTGGTGAGACGAGAACTACGCTCAACTTTGCAAAAGCAGTCATAGAAGCCCTTCATAACACTTATAGGTTCGTAACTCCGGCCGACTGGAGTCGGTGA
- a CDS encoding 50S ribosomal protein L19e — MTDVSLQKKLAAKLLGVGISRIRIDPERVNDVAQAITRRDVERLIEEGAIWVEPEHGLTGYSSKIRHLKRKRGHRRGQGKREGSKDARASSKRSWINRIRKMRTFLKYLRDKNIIDGKTYRRLYALTKGGHFSSFTSLKLYLKEHGIVKDLK; from the coding sequence GTGACCGATGTATCGTTACAGAAAAAATTAGCGGCTAAGTTGCTGGGAGTCGGCATTTCGAGGATCAGGATAGACCCGGAGAGAGTTAACGACGTAGCTCAAGCAATTACGAGAAGGGATGTGGAGAGGTTGATAGAAGAAGGTGCTATATGGGTTGAACCAGAGCACGGCTTAACCGGGTATAGCTCCAAAATTAGGCACCTCAAGAGGAAAAGAGGGCATAGACGGGGTCAAGGCAAGCGCGAAGGGAGTAAGGATGCCAGAGCGTCCTCGAAGAGATCATGGATTAATAGAATTAGAAAGATGAGGACCTTCTTGAAGTACCTGCGTGACAAGAATATCATTGACGGGAAGACCTATAGGAGGCTTTACGCGCTCACCAAGGGAGGGCACTTCAGCTCCTTTACTTCGCTAAAGTTATACCTCAAAGAGCATGGAATAGTTAAAGACTTGAAGTAA
- a CDS encoding 50S ribosomal protein L6, which translates to MVKALHVSKTVKIPPGVSVEVNGLHVKVKGPKGELEKDFSHARGILIMVREDNEIVVEAHRADRKLKALVGTTAAHIENMIVGVTKGFRYKLKIVYSHFPITIIVDEKNRVVRIRNFLGERADRIARIHGNVSVRVEGNDVVVEGIDIEEVGLTAASIERATKIKDLDRRIFADGIYIYERGVTE; encoded by the coding sequence ATGGTCAAGGCTCTGCACGTTAGTAAAACCGTTAAAATACCTCCGGGAGTAAGCGTTGAGGTGAACGGTTTACATGTTAAGGTAAAGGGACCTAAAGGAGAACTTGAAAAAGACTTTAGCCACGCGAGAGGAATTCTAATTATGGTTAGAGAAGATAACGAGATCGTCGTTGAGGCTCATAGAGCGGATAGAAAGCTCAAAGCCTTGGTCGGAACGACGGCTGCGCACATAGAAAACATGATTGTTGGCGTAACAAAGGGCTTCAGGTATAAGCTGAAAATCGTGTACTCGCACTTTCCAATCACCATCATCGTCGACGAGAAGAACAGGGTAGTGCGGATTAGGAACTTCCTCGGGGAAAGGGCAGACCGGATCGCCAGAATACACGGTAACGTAAGCGTACGAGTAGAGGGGAACGACGTAGTCGTCGAAGGCATAGACATCGAAGAGGTGGGCTTAACGGCTGCCTCAATTGAACGTGCTACTAAGATAAAGGACCTCGATAGGAGGATCTTTGCCGATGGGATATACATATACGAGCGGGGTGTCACGGAATGA
- a CDS encoding 50S ribosomal protein L14e translates to MPAVEIGRICVKVAGREAGRKCVIVDIVDENFVLITGPKALSGVKRRRVNIKHIEPTDKVIRIPRGVSDEEVVKAIEEAGLVDFMKEVVKPKLSPLR, encoded by the coding sequence ATGCCTGCAGTGGAGATCGGTAGGATATGCGTAAAGGTGGCGGGTAGAGAAGCGGGCAGGAAGTGCGTAATTGTGGACATAGTAGATGAAAACTTCGTACTGATAACAGGGCCTAAAGCGCTAAGTGGTGTGAAAAGACGGCGAGTAAACATAAAGCACATTGAACCGACGGACAAGGTTATAAGGATACCGAGAGGCGTGAGTGACGAGGAAGTGGTGAAAGCGATCGAAGAAGCGGGCTTAGTGGACTTCATGAAGGAGGTCGTGAAGCCGAAGCTCTCGCCGTTAAGATAG
- a CDS encoding tRNA pseudouridine synthase A yields MGLEDRGIAFLNRIAEKAGYMNEWVKVREAETSPDYGTLPYERKIEDHINHGVINLDKPPGPTSHEVVAWVKRIFNVPRAGHGGTLEPRS; encoded by the coding sequence ATGGGCCTCGAGGACAGGGGTATTGCTTTTTTGAACAGGATTGCGGAAAAAGCCGGTTACATGAACGAGTGGGTCAAGGTAAGGGAAGCCGAAACAAGCCCCGACTACGGTACTTTGCCGTACGAGAGGAAAATAGAAGACCATATAAATCACGGAGTTATTAACTTGGATAAACCACCTGGACCTACAAGTCACGAGGTTGTTGCATGGGTTAAAAGAATATTCAATGTACCCAGAGCCGGGCATGGGGGTACCCTAGAGCCCAGGTCCTAA
- a CDS encoding 50S ribosomal protein L30 gives MSAAPIYAIVRIRGQVNCPYDVEYTLKLLRLHRKYHCVLYPASMPGLEGMLKKVKDWVTWGEVNRDTLIQLLYARGRASRNRKLTDEYVDEKLGHLGIRGGIPALADAILYGKVMLHKIDNIVKPVFRLHPPRRGFKGSVRRLYEQNGETGYRGIAINDLIKRML, from the coding sequence GTGAGTGCAGCGCCTATATATGCAATAGTGAGAATACGCGGTCAGGTTAACTGTCCATACGATGTAGAGTACACGCTAAAGTTACTGAGGCTACACAGGAAATACCACTGCGTCCTATACCCGGCAAGCATGCCGGGGCTTGAAGGTATGTTAAAAAAGGTAAAGGACTGGGTTACGTGGGGTGAAGTTAATAGGGATACCTTAATACAACTACTGTACGCTAGAGGGCGTGCATCTAGGAATAGAAAACTGACTGATGAGTATGTAGATGAAAAACTAGGACACCTGGGAATAAGGGGGGGCATACCAGCGCTTGCAGATGCGATTTTATATGGCAAGGTAATGCTACACAAGATAGATAACATCGTGAAACCAGTATTCAGATTACACCCCCCGAGACGGGGGTTCAAGGGATCCGTTAGGAGGCTCTACGAGCAGAACGGGGAAACAGGATATAGGGGGATCGCAATAAATGACCTAATTAAGCGCATGCTCTAA
- a CDS encoding 30S ribosomal protein S4e — protein sequence MARMGSSRHLKALVAPAFWPILRKEYKWAVKPSPGPHPIERCIPLLILVRDVLKYAKTGREVRKLVAEGHFKVDGKVRRNYKFPVGLMDVVEIPKTGESFRLVPVPTKVLGLVRITPEEAKTKPCRIENKVTVKGGHIQLNLHDGRNVLVKVSDPKNPVEDIYEPLGVVVLSLEDNRILEYIPLEKGVIAIVSGGRNVGRVGRVVEIIPGALKKRKYIVTLEDRFGNLFQTSLEYVFPIGREKPVITLPEGAW from the coding sequence GTGGCTAGGATGGGCAGTAGTAGGCACTTAAAGGCGCTGGTAGCGCCGGCGTTCTGGCCCATTCTCAGAAAGGAATATAAATGGGCAGTTAAACCGTCGCCAGGACCACACCCCATTGAGAGGTGCATTCCACTATTAATCCTCGTACGTGATGTGTTGAAGTACGCTAAAACGGGGCGCGAAGTACGGAAGCTGGTTGCCGAGGGCCATTTTAAAGTTGATGGGAAGGTTCGAAGAAACTACAAGTTTCCAGTTGGACTAATGGACGTAGTGGAGATCCCGAAAACGGGGGAGTCATTCCGGTTAGTACCGGTTCCCACCAAGGTTTTAGGACTAGTCAGAATAACCCCTGAGGAAGCTAAGACTAAGCCTTGCAGAATAGAGAACAAAGTCACGGTGAAAGGGGGGCACATTCAGTTAAATCTCCACGACGGTAGAAATGTCCTAGTTAAAGTATCGGATCCTAAAAACCCCGTGGAGGACATCTATGAGCCGCTCGGCGTGGTGGTCCTCTCACTAGAGGATAATAGAATACTCGAGTACATTCCGCTGGAAAAGGGCGTGATCGCCATAGTATCGGGCGGTAGGAACGTTGGTAGAGTTGGTAGAGTCGTGGAGATTATCCCGGGTGCTTTGAAGAAAAGAAAGTATATTGTAACACTCGAAGACAGGTTTGGCAACCTCTTCCAGACAAGCCTAGAATACGTTTTCCCCATAGGCAGAGAAAAGCCTGTAATAACATTACCTGAAGGGGCATGGTGA
- a CDS encoding 50S ribosomal protein L32e, whose amino-acid sequence MSTQVDKYFEWYLKLREEMKRRRPEFLRHLWWKKPKFKNEPKWRKPKGIDNKMRLQLKGYPPIVKVGYRGPRIVRGLHPQGAMPVVVNSVSDLSKYDPAKHIIYIGRSVGIKKALEIYKVATERGFRVANPFKPLVKGA is encoded by the coding sequence ATGAGCACCCAGGTGGATAAGTACTTCGAGTGGTACTTGAAACTAAGAGAAGAAATGAAGCGAAGAAGACCAGAGTTCTTGAGGCACCTCTGGTGGAAAAAACCAAAGTTTAAGAACGAGCCCAAGTGGCGTAAACCGAAAGGTATAGATAACAAGATGAGGTTGCAACTCAAAGGTTATCCGCCAATAGTGAAAGTGGGCTATCGGGGACCAAGGATAGTACGTGGTTTACACCCCCAGGGAGCGATGCCGGTAGTCGTGAACTCTGTTAGCGACCTCTCAAAATACGATCCGGCAAAGCACATCATATACATCGGTAGGAGTGTTGGTATTAAAAAAGCACTTGAAATCTATAAAGTGGCTACTGAAAGAGGATTTCGGGTGGCTAACCCATTCAAGCCACTAGTCAAGGGTGCTTAA
- a CDS encoding AAA family ATPase translates to MVRIVISGPPGSGKTTQANIIAEHYHLKHFSAGRIFREVAKQRGLTIEELSVVALNDPSIDLEVDRRTYEAAREDNVVIDGHLAAWIVDDIVDFRIYVTAPLILRVLRIASRDGVPLEKALKETVTRENTQRRRFMEFYGIDVNDLSIFDLVINTKRIGIKETFEIIKKALENRL, encoded by the coding sequence TTGGTTAGAATAGTCATTAGTGGTCCCCCGGGGAGCGGTAAGACCACGCAAGCGAACATCATCGCAGAGCACTACCACCTAAAGCACTTCTCTGCGGGGAGAATATTCCGAGAAGTGGCTAAACAAAGAGGTTTAACGATCGAGGAGCTAAGCGTCGTGGCTTTAAATGACCCTTCAATAGACTTAGAGGTCGATAGGAGAACCTACGAGGCTGCTAGGGAGGACAACGTCGTTATAGACGGTCACTTGGCGGCGTGGATCGTGGACGATATCGTGGACTTCAGAATATACGTTACAGCCCCATTAATTCTACGAGTTCTCAGAATAGCGTCCAGAGATGGCGTCCCCTTGGAAAAAGCGCTAAAAGAAACAGTAACTAGGGAGAACACTCAGAGGAGGAGGTTCATGGAGTTTTACGGGATAGACGTGAATGACTTATCAATTTTCGACCTCGTAATCAACACGAAGCGCATTGGTATTAAAGAAACATTCGAAATTATTAAAAAAGCCCTAGAAAATAGACTATAA
- a CDS encoding 30S ribosomal protein S14, producing the protein MAKFKPPKVYRHGRGVQECQRCGSKDAVIQAYNLYLCRQCFREIAHTMGFRKYN; encoded by the coding sequence ATGGCTAAATTCAAGCCACCTAAAGTGTATAGGCATGGACGCGGAGTACAAGAATGCCAAAGGTGCGGGTCAAAGGACGCCGTAATACAAGCATACAACCTTTACCTCTGTAGACAGTGTTTTAGAGAAATCGCGCACACTATGGGCTTTAGAAAATATAACTAA
- a CDS encoding 50S ribosomal protein L34e, giving the protein MPRPMHRARTWRRIKKRTPGASLTLHYEKRKAGKAKCAICATELHGVPALRPYQMGKLAKTEKRPERPYGGVICPNCLARGIREAVRASLKH; this is encoded by the coding sequence ATGCCGCGCCCCATGCATAGGGCAAGGACTTGGAGGCGTATAAAGAAGCGTACACCGGGAGCTAGCTTAACGCTACACTACGAAAAGAGAAAGGCCGGTAAGGCAAAGTGCGCAATTTGCGCTACTGAACTACATGGAGTACCTGCCTTAAGACCGTATCAGATGGGCAAGCTAGCGAAAACCGAGAAAAGGCCTGAAAGACCCTACGGGGGGGTAATCTGCCCTAATTGCCTCGCAAGGGGGATCAGAGAGGCGGTTAGGGCCTCATTGAAACACTAG
- a CDS encoding uL15 family ribosomal protein, which yields MVIRREKKSRKLRGRTRTMGWGRVSQHRKSGSRGGFGAVGFHKHKWIWVIKYAPNWYGKHGFRSVQQLKRKTRAVNVGELNELALDMLAKNVAIREGGFVVMNTIELGYDKVLGRGRVTVPLKLIVKEISETAKRKVEAAGGVVVSSGEPSK from the coding sequence ATGGTCATACGCAGAGAGAAGAAATCACGTAAATTACGGGGTAGAACGCGTACAATGGGCTGGGGTAGGGTAAGCCAACATAGGAAGAGCGGTTCAAGAGGGGGGTTTGGCGCTGTTGGTTTTCACAAACATAAATGGATATGGGTGATCAAGTACGCCCCGAACTGGTACGGCAAGCACGGATTCCGAAGCGTGCAGCAATTAAAGCGGAAAACGAGAGCTGTGAACGTTGGGGAATTAAATGAGCTTGCACTAGACATGCTTGCGAAAAATGTTGCCATTAGAGAGGGAGGATTCGTAGTGATGAACACCATTGAGCTAGGTTACGATAAGGTTCTGGGCAGGGGTAGGGTGACAGTGCCGCTGAAACTGATCGTCAAAGAGATTTCAGAAACGGCTAAGCGAAAGGTTGAAGCTGCCGGCGGCGTCGTGGTCTCATCTGGAGAACCGAGTAAATAG
- the rplX gene encoding 50S ribosomal protein L24, translating into MPLRVSTKPSLQRKQLYSMPLHLRHKLFNARLSKELEEKYGIKRLPVRVGDVVRITRGDFTGHEGKVVKVNLKRVRIFVEGVQMKKADGTPVYYPVHPSKVMIVKLDTSDKHRLKIIERRKKSQVVSALEEGTKEGGE; encoded by the coding sequence ATGCCTTTAAGGGTTTCCACTAAACCTTCCCTTCAGAGAAAACAGCTTTACAGCATGCCTTTACATCTTAGACATAAGTTATTCAATGCAAGGCTTTCAAAGGAGCTGGAGGAAAAGTACGGTATTAAGCGGCTTCCAGTGAGAGTTGGCGATGTTGTGAGAATTACAAGAGGTGATTTTACGGGACATGAAGGTAAAGTCGTGAAAGTAAACTTAAAACGCGTGAGGATATTCGTAGAAGGCGTACAGATGAAGAAAGCTGATGGAACACCGGTGTACTACCCGGTACACCCAAGCAAGGTCATGATCGTCAAGCTCGACACCTCCGATAAGCATAGATTAAAAATCATTGAAAGGCGGAAGAAGTCTCAAGTGGTGAGCGCTCTCGAAGAAGGCACAAAGGAGGGCGGTGAGTGA
- a CDS encoding methyltransferase, translating to MHYFKKTPGKRVLIPLVIHGVSLQFVSYTSLFSGSSVDEGTLLLLENIKMPEEGVVLDVGCGYGIIGITIARLNSKLRVYMTDINPLAVRVSKLNAKINNVGERVTVLEGDRYDPVKGILFNGIYSNPPLSAGMKVVEDIVLGAKEHLTKDGFAQFVIAKGGKYLAERAKKVYSYVEAMSKKGYILLYLKP from the coding sequence ATGCACTACTTCAAGAAGACGCCGGGTAAGCGAGTTTTAATTCCACTAGTTATACACGGCGTTTCACTACAGTTCGTATCTTACACAAGCCTATTCTCCGGCTCATCGGTGGATGAGGGAACACTACTTCTACTCGAAAACATAAAGATGCCTGAGGAAGGAGTAGTCCTGGATGTTGGTTGCGGTTACGGCATTATAGGTATCACGATTGCGAGGCTTAATTCGAAACTAAGGGTGTACATGACCGACATAAATCCCCTCGCGGTTAGGGTTTCCAAGCTTAACGCTAAAATAAATAATGTTGGTGAGAGGGTTACAGTGCTCGAAGGTGACAGATACGACCCCGTAAAAGGTATACTTTTCAACGGAATATACTCAAACCCCCCGCTATCAGCCGGTATGAAAGTGGTAGAAGACATAGTACTTGGCGCAAAAGAACACCTCACTAAAGATGGTTTCGCACAATTCGTAATTGCTAAAGGAGGCAAGTATCTCGCGGAAAGGGCAAAGAAAGTATACAGCTACGTGGAGGCTATGAGTAAAAAAGGTTATATCCTCCTGTACTTAAAACCATAA
- a CDS encoding 30S ribosomal protein S8: MVVMDTLANLLSAIYNAESRAKKEVITWPASKLILNVLKVLQKEGYIGEFEYIDDGRWGKIRIQLLGRINKVGVIKPRFPVKYKDLVNPPHWLRKYLPAYNIGILIISTPQGVLSHREAIQRKIGGILLAYCY, encoded by the coding sequence ATGGTGGTCATGGATACACTTGCAAACCTGCTCTCAGCAATATACAATGCCGAGTCAAGAGCCAAGAAGGAGGTAATAACATGGCCTGCATCCAAGCTAATACTAAATGTACTCAAAGTCCTACAGAAAGAAGGTTATATCGGAGAGTTTGAGTACATCGACGACGGTAGATGGGGTAAGATACGGATACAGCTACTAGGGCGAATAAACAAGGTAGGGGTGATCAAGCCTAGGTTCCCAGTAAAGTACAAGGACCTCGTGAACCCACCGCACTGGCTAAGAAAGTACCTGCCTGCCTACAACATTGGAATCCTAATAATATCGACTCCTCAAGGCGTCCTATCCCACAGAGAGGCTATTCAGAGGAAAATAGGTGGTATTCTCTTAGCGTACTGTTACTAA
- a CDS encoding 50S ribosomal protein L18 — translation MAKGPRYRVPKRRRREGKTNYHKRYVMVLSGHPRFVVRKTNKYIWVQVMVFRPEGDHTVAAAHSRELVTKFAWKGGTSNTSAAYLTGLLAALRALQKGIKYAVPDVGLHKPVKGSVVFAAIKAANDAGLKVPVNGNVTPSPDRICGKHVAEYAHMLKEKGALETRFSEYLKRGLDPEKLPEHFEEVKNAILKAYGG, via the coding sequence ATGGCGAAAGGCCCTAGATACAGGGTTCCAAAAAGACGTAGACGAGAAGGCAAAACAAATTACCATAAGAGGTACGTGATGGTTTTATCTGGCCATCCCAGGTTCGTAGTAAGGAAAACTAACAAGTACATATGGGTGCAGGTAATGGTATTCAGGCCCGAAGGAGACCATACGGTGGCTGCCGCGCACTCGAGGGAGCTTGTCACGAAGTTCGCATGGAAAGGAGGGACGTCGAATACTTCTGCAGCCTACTTAACGGGTCTTCTTGCAGCTCTTAGAGCCCTTCAAAAAGGCATTAAATACGCCGTCCCGGATGTCGGTTTACATAAGCCCGTTAAAGGCTCGGTGGTGTTTGCAGCAATAAAAGCAGCTAACGACGCGGGGCTTAAAGTCCCGGTTAACGGGAACGTTACCCCTTCACCTGACAGGATATGTGGTAAACACGTAGCTGAGTACGCGCACATGCTCAAGGAGAAAGGCGCCTTGGAGACTAGATTTTCGGAATACCTTAAACGCGGCCTTGACCCCGAGAAACTACCTGAACACTTTGAAGAAGTAAAAAACGCGATTCTTAAGGCTTATGGTGGGTGA